Proteins encoded in a region of the Haloarcula sp. CBA1129 genome:
- a CDS encoding amidohydrolase family protein: MLELEHGFRVVDVHARLEPDEHRRPRDGMGDPEQLEREMHQAGVVRSVVFPDERDGSYLKANNAVARMTVERPMIAFARVNGARDPGSGPGSTLRNLASSRTDDHTSPADIEQYAYDDRFYGFKLHPPADGLPDEDVLAELEAVSLPVIVHGGEGFPPEAVAESLLAYDFPVILSHFGAHPLQQELMEQAIDLLGTHDNLYLDTSAVRYRRPMERAILEHPDRVLFGSGVPSVHPNVAVMEILTLDVPEDAMRKVFSNNPNRVIEALAP; encoded by the coding sequence ATGCTGGAGCTGGAGCACGGGTTCCGCGTTGTCGACGTACACGCACGGCTGGAGCCTGACGAGCACCGCCGACCCAGAGACGGAATGGGTGACCCGGAGCAACTGGAACGGGAGATGCATCAGGCCGGCGTCGTCCGCTCCGTCGTCTTTCCTGACGAGCGAGATGGCTCGTATCTGAAAGCGAACAACGCCGTCGCCCGGATGACTGTCGAGCGGCCGATGATCGCCTTCGCCAGAGTCAACGGCGCTCGGGACCCGGGAAGCGGTCCCGGGTCGACCCTTCGAAACCTTGCGAGCAGCCGCACGGATGACCACACTTCGCCTGCGGACATCGAACAGTACGCCTACGACGACCGGTTCTACGGCTTCAAGCTCCATCCACCGGCCGACGGCTTGCCGGACGAGGACGTGCTCGCAGAACTGGAGGCGGTGTCGCTGCCCGTCATCGTCCATGGCGGTGAAGGGTTCCCACCTGAAGCCGTCGCTGAGTCGCTGTTAGCGTACGACTTCCCGGTCATCCTCTCGCACTTCGGCGCGCACCCACTCCAGCAGGAGTTGATGGAGCAGGCCATCGACCTGCTGGGAACCCACGACAATCTGTATCTCGACACCAGCGCAGTCCGCTACCGGCGGCCGATGGAGCGGGCGATTCTAGAACATCCCGACCGTGTTCTCTTCGGGAGCGGCGTCCCCAGTGTCCACCCGAACGTGGCCGTGATGGAGATTCTGACGCTGGACGTCCCAGAAGACGCGATGCGAAAGGTGTTTTCGAACAATCCAAACCGTGTCATCGAGGCGCTGGCCCCCTGA
- a CDS encoding glycosyltransferase family 2 protein: protein MDISVVVPTLNGREELTGCLDALTEQVPEAEVIVVNGPSADGTTGMVRDRDDVSILVEIADRSVTVARNAGIDRATGDVIALIHQSLSVESGWADAVKSELAGATKAITGPTHQQLWAGMTTETEETRTIAGRDVTYFNPGNVAFDAEVLEALDGFDEYLNVGSARDFAHRMAASEYGVDWSTKMCVSREFEADGGIAETDWNWKYRSLAYRLVKNYNVRPTVLRRLLSHAVGDAKDALVDVVRGETTPSQWLGNGQDVFGGVGSGIVDGFRARMIDRTTRRNPNGRSARADRAVTVYDWR, encoded by the coding sequence ATGGATATCTCGGTAGTGGTCCCGACGTTGAACGGCCGGGAGGAGTTGACCGGCTGTCTGGACGCACTCACCGAGCAGGTTCCCGAGGCCGAAGTAATCGTCGTCAACGGCCCGTCAGCCGACGGGACGACGGGCATGGTCCGCGACCGGGATGACGTGTCTATTCTCGTTGAAATCGCTGACCGCTCGGTCACGGTCGCCCGCAACGCAGGAATCGACAGGGCAACGGGAGACGTTATCGCGCTCATCCATCAATCGCTCTCAGTCGAGTCCGGCTGGGCTGACGCCGTGAAAAGCGAACTTGCGGGGGCAACCAAAGCTATCACTGGGCCGACACACCAGCAACTGTGGGCCGGGATGACGACCGAAACAGAGGAAACACGGACGATAGCCGGCCGCGACGTGACGTATTTCAACCCCGGCAACGTCGCGTTCGATGCCGAGGTGCTGGAAGCACTCGACGGGTTCGACGAGTACCTGAACGTCGGCAGCGCCCGGGACTTCGCACACCGGATGGCCGCCAGCGAGTACGGCGTCGACTGGAGTACAAAAATGTGCGTCAGCCGCGAGTTCGAGGCCGACGGCGGCATCGCGGAGACTGACTGGAACTGGAAGTACCGCTCGCTCGCCTATCGGCTGGTGAAGAACTACAACGTTCGGCCGACTGTGTTGCGGCGACTTCTCAGTCATGCGGTCGGTGACGCGAAGGACGCGCTGGTCGATGTCGTACGCGGGGAGACGACGCCGTCCCAGTGGCTCGGCAACGGGCAGGACGTGTTCGGCGGCGTCGGGTCCGGAATCGTCGACGGGTTTCGGGCACGCATGATCGACCGGACGACCCGCCGGAATCCGAACGGTCGGTCCGCGCGCGCTGACCGCGCGGTGACCGTGTACGACTGGCGGTGA
- a CDS encoding class I SAM-dependent methyltransferase: MKGQEWYQADTVAEEYEAKRFSRGGRLIDRREKQAVLDAIGPVADKDVLEVACGTGRFTVMLAERGADITGLDISGPMLQQGREKAQATGVDDHVEFMRGDAARLPFPDDHFDTVFAMRFFHLADTPAAFLAEMRRVSKEQVFFDTFNRFSTRSIYNWALPMGSRLYSRWEIDRLLDGAGLELTDANHDWLLPYGFYRKIPNELAASFRSLDTALGGTPLGEKLASVSYWNTHV, translated from the coding sequence GTGAAAGGGCAGGAGTGGTATCAGGCCGACACCGTGGCCGAAGAGTACGAGGCCAAGCGGTTCTCCCGCGGCGGTCGGCTGATCGATCGACGCGAGAAACAGGCCGTCCTCGACGCAATCGGCCCTGTGGCTGACAAGGACGTGTTAGAGGTAGCTTGCGGGACTGGACGGTTCACTGTGATGCTGGCCGAACGCGGCGCAGACATCACTGGGCTGGACATCTCGGGACCGATGCTCCAGCAGGGCCGTGAGAAAGCACAGGCGACTGGTGTCGACGATCACGTCGAATTCATGCGGGGCGACGCCGCCCGGCTGCCGTTCCCGGACGACCATTTCGACACCGTGTTTGCGATGCGCTTTTTCCATCTGGCGGACACGCCAGCGGCATTTCTCGCGGAGATGCGCCGCGTCTCGAAGGAACAGGTCTTCTTCGACACGTTCAACCGGTTTTCGACCCGGTCGATTTACAACTGGGCGCTCCCGATGGGATCGCGGCTCTACTCCCGCTGGGAAATTGACCGGCTGCTAGACGGGGCCGGGCTGGAACTGACCGACGCGAATCACGATTGGTTGCTTCCGTACGGGTTCTACCGGAAGATTCCGAACGAGCTGGCCGCCTCGTTCCGCTCGCTCGATACGGCACTCGGAGGCACGCCGCTCGGCGAAAAGCTGGCCTCAGTGTCGTACTGGAACACCCACGTATAG
- a CDS encoding helix-turn-helix domain-containing protein, translated as MSALTENAAPAPFTDEEFRDTLRELPPSAKLVAKVLEDDAPLSQGELAENSLLPDRTVRYALNRLEDSELVDSRYSFTDARKQVYFLTV; from the coding sequence ATGAGCGCATTAACTGAAAACGCTGCACCAGCACCTTTCACCGACGAGGAGTTCCGCGACACGCTGCGTGAACTCCCGCCGAGCGCGAAGCTCGTCGCGAAGGTGCTGGAAGACGACGCCCCGTTGTCACAGGGCGAATTGGCCGAGAACTCGCTGCTCCCGGACCGGACTGTCAGGTATGCACTGAACAGACTAGAGGACTCCGAACTGGTCGACTCCCGGTACAGTTTCACCGACGCACGCAAACAGGTTTATTTCCTCACGGTCTGA
- a CDS encoding MBL fold metallo-hydrolase: protein MDWQRADVSVPTRAPTGSTAAYVCGDEAALLVDPADTDDALDSLLNDRTLAHIAVTHHHPDHAGAVAHYARETNATVWARRGRASAFEAATGVSPDRLFSDGTTIPTDVGRVTVLDTPGHAPEHVAFTTDGTVVSGDLAVAEGSVVVGAPEGDVRAYLTSLRRLHARNPDMLLPSHGPRIENPRETCARLIDHRLERERRVRAAVNDGADTLEEVLDGAYEKDLTGVRDLARATVLAHLEKLAVEGAISWDGERALPNPVR from the coding sequence ATGGACTGGCAGCGGGCCGACGTGTCCGTCCCGACACGGGCACCGACCGGCAGCACGGCTGCATACGTTTGCGGCGACGAGGCGGCTCTTCTCGTGGACCCTGCAGATACCGACGATGCGCTCGATTCGCTTCTCAACGACCGCACCCTCGCCCACATCGCGGTCACGCACCACCACCCGGACCACGCCGGTGCCGTCGCACACTACGCCAGAGAGACGAATGCGACGGTCTGGGCACGTCGTGGCCGAGCGAGCGCGTTCGAGGCCGCGACCGGCGTTTCTCCTGACAGACTGTTCAGCGACGGGACGACGATTCCGACCGATGTCGGCCGGGTCACCGTCCTCGATACGCCGGGACACGCGCCGGAGCACGTCGCCTTCACAACCGACGGCACCGTCGTCTCCGGTGACCTCGCTGTCGCCGAGGGTAGCGTCGTCGTCGGCGCGCCCGAGGGCGACGTTCGCGCCTACCTCACGTCACTGCGTCGCCTTCACGCCAGAAATCCCGACATGCTGCTGCCGAGCCACGGGCCGCGTATCGAGAACCCCCGAGAGACCTGTGCTCGGCTCATCGACCACCGACTGGAACGCGAGCGGCGTGTTCGGGCGGCTGTCAACGACGGGGCCGACACGCTTGAGGAAGTCCTTGACGGCGCTTACGAGAAGGACCTTACCGGCGTGCGCGACTTGGCCCGCGCAACAGTGCTTGCCCACCTCGAAAAACTGGCTGTCGAGGGCGCTATCTCGTGGGACGGCGAACGCGCCTTGCCGAACCCGGTGCGGTGA
- a CDS encoding YkgJ family cysteine cluster protein: protein MESLETELERARALDESELADAIETIGFECTRCGACCKAESACGEGGASEEASDQSDPEPHTATVFPDEIRQLQAAEEYDFRDVARPMPYGLADGSDGPEGETFEWALQTDDCGDCTFYAEADDGMGACTVHGDRPLICQTYPFSVALGGTSQPMGEAVDEEGMVRAHECEGLGQDISRAEAEELAAALKERAIRELTEAIGVRDNYRPVDPSAGQIVVHDSEGAKRPDGSPYE, encoded by the coding sequence GTGGAGTCCCTCGAAACCGAACTCGAACGGGCCCGTGCGCTTGACGAGTCGGAGTTAGCCGACGCTATCGAGACCATCGGGTTCGAATGTACTCGCTGTGGGGCCTGCTGTAAGGCCGAATCGGCGTGCGGCGAGGGCGGAGCGAGCGAGGAGGCTAGCGACCAGTCCGATCCCGAACCCCACACAGCGACAGTGTTCCCTGACGAGATCCGGCAGCTACAGGCGGCCGAGGAGTACGACTTCCGCGACGTGGCTCGACCGATGCCGTACGGACTGGCCGACGGCTCGGACGGTCCCGAGGGCGAGACGTTCGAGTGGGCGCTCCAGACCGACGACTGCGGCGACTGCACCTTCTACGCCGAAGCCGACGACGGAATGGGTGCCTGTACGGTCCACGGCGACCGCCCGCTCATCTGTCAGACCTACCCGTTCAGCGTCGCCCTCGGCGGGACCAGCCAGCCGATGGGCGAAGCCGTCGACGAGGAAGGCATGGTCCGGGCCCACGAGTGCGAGGGACTCGGTCAGGACATCTCCAGAGCCGAGGCCGAGGAGTTGGCCGCAGCGCTCAAGGAACGTGCTATTCGAGAACTGACGGAAGCCATCGGCGTCCGCGACAACTATCGGCCCGTCGACCCGTCAGCCGGACAGATCGTCGTCCACGACTCCGAAGGAGCGAAGCGCCCCGATGGCAGTCCCTACGAGTAG
- a CDS encoding TRAM domain-containing protein, which translates to MEISDQLLCLFSADIRDEGDRYVVEVPRREVETGAVASGSTYRVALISTDEETERDEETVSDTPPDQPQPPVEPGETRYVEIEDIGKQGDGIARVERGYVIIVPGAEIDERVKIEVTEVKSNFAVGEIINDI; encoded by the coding sequence TTGGAAATCTCGGATCAACTGCTGTGTCTGTTCAGTGCCGATATCCGCGACGAGGGGGACCGGTACGTCGTCGAGGTCCCGCGTCGAGAGGTCGAGACGGGCGCAGTCGCCTCGGGCAGTACCTACCGTGTTGCGCTCATCTCCACAGACGAGGAGACAGAGAGGGACGAAGAGACGGTGTCAGACACGCCACCGGACCAGCCACAGCCACCGGTCGAACCGGGTGAGACGCGCTACGTCGAGATCGAAGACATCGGCAAGCAGGGCGACGGCATCGCCCGTGTCGAGCGCGGCTACGTCATCATCGTTCCGGGGGCCGAGATCGACGAGCGAGTCAAGATAGAGGTCACCGAAGTCAAGTCGAACTTCGCAGTCGGCGAAATCATCAACGACATCTGA
- a CDS encoding MarR family transcriptional regulator, which produces MTREGDVDEDKRATLRRFAALGAASPFARFGDSGSESDAPDAIAGYVSAHPGTHFSKLRDDLKLGTGEAQHHLHRLENEGVVASQKDGDYRRYFPAGQFSEFERVALGYLRRSTARGMLVTLLRRPDVTASELASELDVSRPTVSNYAADLEAAGLLSREDGYAVTEPETVLTLLIRYADSFGDDVAELAGEADSLLRYDP; this is translated from the coding sequence ATGACGCGTGAGGGCGACGTGGACGAAGACAAGCGAGCGACGCTCCGCCGCTTTGCCGCCCTCGGTGCAGCGAGCCCGTTTGCCCGCTTTGGCGACAGTGGGAGCGAGAGCGACGCGCCCGATGCCATCGCCGGGTACGTCTCGGCACATCCCGGAACGCACTTCTCGAAGCTTCGCGACGACCTCAAACTCGGGACTGGCGAGGCCCAGCACCACCTCCACCGGTTGGAGAACGAGGGTGTCGTCGCCTCACAGAAGGACGGCGACTACCGGCGCTACTTCCCGGCCGGCCAGTTCTCCGAGTTCGAGCGGGTGGCGCTTGGCTACCTCCGCCGGTCGACTGCCCGCGGGATGCTGGTAACGCTGCTTCGCCGCCCGGACGTGACGGCGTCGGAACTGGCCAGCGAACTGGACGTTTCACGGCCGACAGTGAGCAACTACGCCGCTGATCTGGAGGCAGCCGGACTGCTGTCCCGAGAAGACGGGTACGCGGTCACTGAGCCAGAAACCGTACTGACACTCCTGATCCGATACGCCGACTCCTTCGGTGACGATGTCGCTGAATTGGCGGGTGAGGCCGATTCGCTGCTGCGATACGACCCCTGA
- a CDS encoding SPFH domain-containing protein: protein MFPATAPLQPGGLIGFVTVIFLLIAIALVYSSVVIIRPYQKGAYTVLGTYRGVLDQGIHFIYPFVSDVTRFDMRTQTLDVPRQEAITRDNSPVTADAVVYIKVMDPKKAFLEVDNYERAVSNLAQTTLRAVLGDMELDDTLNKRGEINARIRKELDEPTDEWGVRVESVEVREVNPSKDVQQAMEQQTSAERKRRAMILEAQGERRSAIETAEGDKQSNIIRAQGEKQSQILEAQGDAISTVLRAKSAESMGERAVIDKGMETLAEIGQGESTKFILPQELTSLVGRYGKHLQGSDVKENGHSLEALDFDDETREMLGLDDIEEILGQIDEEAEVDVEAMEEEAQKIKQGQDSGLDSADEMIQEMDAEIDDGSGTTDVAGGPDDTTRTSEVDKDN from the coding sequence ATGTTCCCCGCGACAGCACCGCTACAACCTGGAGGACTCATCGGCTTCGTTACCGTAATCTTCCTCCTGATCGCTATCGCGCTGGTGTATTCCAGCGTCGTGATCATCCGCCCGTACCAGAAAGGTGCCTACACGGTCCTCGGTACCTATCGCGGCGTCCTCGACCAGGGGATTCATTTCATCTATCCCTTCGTCTCCGACGTGACGCGGTTCGATATGCGTACCCAGACGCTCGACGTGCCACGGCAGGAAGCGATCACTCGCGACAACTCGCCGGTGACCGCCGACGCCGTCGTCTACATCAAGGTGATGGACCCGAAGAAAGCCTTCCTCGAAGTCGACAACTACGAGCGTGCCGTCTCCAACCTCGCCCAGACGACCCTCCGTGCCGTGCTGGGTGACATGGAACTGGACGACACGCTGAACAAACGCGGCGAGATTAACGCCCGCATCCGAAAGGAACTCGACGAACCCACCGACGAGTGGGGTGTCCGCGTCGAGAGCGTGGAGGTCCGCGAGGTCAACCCCTCCAAGGACGTCCAGCAGGCCATGGAACAACAGACCTCCGCCGAGCGGAAACGCCGTGCCATGATTCTGGAAGCCCAAGGTGAACGGCGCTCCGCCATCGAGACGGCGGAAGGTGACAAGCAGTCCAACATCATCCGCGCTCAGGGTGAGAAACAGAGCCAGATTCTGGAAGCGCAGGGTGACGCCATCTCGACCGTCCTGCGTGCGAAATCCGCCGAGTCGATGGGCGAACGCGCCGTCATCGACAAGGGAATGGAGACGCTCGCCGAGATCGGGCAGGGCGAGTCGACGAAGTTCATCCTCCCGCAGGAACTCACCTCGCTGGTGGGCCGCTACGGCAAGCACCTCCAAGGCTCCGACGTGAAGGAGAACGGCCACTCGTTGGAAGCGCTCGACTTCGATGACGAGACCCGCGAGATGCTCGGCCTCGACGACATCGAGGAAATCCTCGGTCAGATCGACGAGGAAGCCGAAGTCGATGTCGAGGCGATGGAAGAAGAGGCACAGAAGATCAAGCAGGGGCAGGACTCCGGTCTCGACAGCGCCGACGAGATGATTCAGGAGATGGACGCCGAAATCGACGACGGCTCGGGCACGACGGACGTGGCCGGCGGCCCCGACGACACGACGCGAACGTCGGAAGTCGATAAGGACAACTGA